A single Nerophis ophidion isolate RoL-2023_Sa linkage group LG26, RoL_Noph_v1.0, whole genome shotgun sequence DNA region contains:
- the nmu gene encoding neuromedin-U, producing MTNQTQNQSQYQNSSVRREASSSRNNAKWSAGIMNPLSLASISLAASLLLVVPLCHSAPVVLQQATADQRQLLSQMDAACSSFFSADVKFAPSEVSDIFGEICVLMLVQKSKELKERGNNQQSPIQPLLHLVSHLHTRSERGLSVRAELQGPAGIQSRGYFLYRPRNGRRDLEYQ from the exons ATGACGAACCAGACTCAGAACCAGAGTCAGTACCAAAACTCTTCGGTGCGGCGCGAAGCCTCCAGCAGCAGAAACAACGCGAAGTGGAGCGCAGGAATCATGAATCCTCTCAGCCTGGCGTCCATCAGCCTCGCAGCCTCGCTGCTCCTCGTCGTCCCACTTTGTCACA GCGCTCCAGTCGTTCTTCAACAAGCCACAGCAGATCAGAGGCAGCTTCTCAGCCAG ATGGACGCCGCCTGCTCCTCTTTCTTCTCGGCAGACGTCAAGTTTGCCCCCAGCGAG GTGTCCGACATCTTTGGGGAAATTTGCGTCCTGATGCTCGTTCAGAAGTCAAAG gAGCTTAAAGAACGGGGAAATAACCAACAG AGTCCTATACAGCCTCTCCTGCATCTGGTTTCTCATCTGCATACCCGAAGCGAGAGAGGACTGTCAGTGCGA GCTGAACTTCAGGGACCTGCTGGAATCCAGAGCAGAGGCTACTTTCTCTATCGG CCTCGGAACGGAAGAAGAGATTTAGAATACCAGTAG